A single Paenibacillus sp. FSL R5-0517 DNA region contains:
- a CDS encoding GGDEF domain-containing protein gives MFTQIGEIAEPIPVVQSDTKCDIVYHLFKSNSNLEGIAVMGEKGVSLMMRQRFFQQIGTQYGYNLYMGRPVELVMNTQALVVDYSEQITDVSVLAMDRDEGEIYDLVLVTTGESFFGAVSIRRLLLAVADVRAEMAIFMNPLTGLPGNHIINERLSQALQMDHFSVLYVDLDQFKSYNDSYGFKMGDQLIQATANLLRKLFVFPEAFIGHIGGDDFIVILNHHDYKRISDEVISGFEKMKKTFYNEHDWHHQHVLGEGRSGLNGPIPLVSVSIAVVTNSKQKYENIDQIIDEATRIKKG, from the coding sequence ATGTTTACGCAAATAGGCGAGATTGCTGAACCAATTCCTGTAGTACAATCTGATACAAAATGTGATATCGTCTATCATCTGTTCAAGTCCAATTCCAATCTGGAAGGTATAGCTGTTATGGGGGAGAAGGGGGTGTCTTTGATGATGCGCCAACGATTCTTTCAACAGATTGGGACTCAGTATGGCTATAATCTGTATATGGGACGTCCTGTAGAACTGGTGATGAACACGCAGGCACTGGTTGTGGATTATTCAGAACAGATTACAGATGTCAGTGTTCTTGCGATGGACCGAGATGAAGGGGAAATATATGACCTTGTGCTGGTCACGACGGGAGAAAGTTTCTTTGGAGCTGTGAGTATTCGCCGTTTGCTGCTTGCTGTTGCTGATGTACGCGCTGAAATGGCTATTTTTATGAATCCCCTGACTGGCCTTCCAGGTAACCATATCATAAATGAAAGGCTATCTCAGGCTCTTCAGATGGACCATTTTAGCGTACTATACGTTGATCTCGATCAATTCAAATCCTACAATGATAGCTATGGCTTCAAAATGGGGGATCAGCTTATTCAGGCGACAGCTAATTTGCTTCGTAAGCTTTTTGTTTTTCCCGAAGCTTTTATTGGACATATCGGTGGTGATGACTTTATTGTGATTCTCAATCACCATGATTACAAGCGCATTAGTGATGAAGTCATTTCGGGTTTTGAGAAAATGAAAAAGACGTTCTACAACGAACATGATTGGCATCATCAACATGTTCTGGGGGAAGGACGCTCCGGGTTGAATGGGCCTATTCCTCTCGTGTCGGTCTCGATCGCCGTTGTAACCAATAGCAAGCAAAAATATGAAAACATAGATCAGATCATTGATGAGGCCACACGCATCAAGAAAGGTTGA